CTCGTAAGGTATATTCGGAATACCATAGGGAGAGAAAGCTCCAGTCTCCACATATTCATGAACTTGAGAAAATATGTTTTCTGTTTTATAATTCTGACCATTTAGCATGACATAGGAACCGGGGAAATCACATAGGTAGGGACAATCAGAAACCCAGTGATTGTCGTTGCCTACAACACCGGAATTCGTAGCTGTTCCCTGACCAAAGTATAGCTTGTTATCCATTCCTATGGTTACATTACTATTCCAATGATCTCCCTGACTAGGTAACCCTGATATAATATTCTTCCTTGTACCATCCTTTTTAATTACAGTAACAGTACAATGATGTGATACAAAAATATCCTCGTTGTGAATACAGATTCCGGTTAAGGGAGGGTAAAAACCATCGGTGATACGCGAAAACTGACCATTATACTTTAATATGGATGGTTCTTTCGTGATATACCCGGATTCTCCGATATACAGATTCCCGGATTGGTCGAATGCTATGCAGCTGGGAGCATCTAATCCCTGAATAAATACTTCGATTTTATACCCTGGAGGCAGACTGATATCATTGGGGTTCAGATAACGATCCGTCGTCATTTCTGTTATTTCACAATTATGAGATGATGAGTTTTTTAATGTATTATGATACACATGTAGCACTCCCGCATGATGTTGTTATACTATAGTTTATTATTTCATTTGTAAATTGATATATTGTTACATAGATTTCAACACGGAATAATTTACAATTTATTTAAAATAGTTCCATTATACTCAGGATATCTGTTATAATAGGTAATAGGCTGAATTAATAAATAGGAAGCAAGGAGGTGTTACCAGTGTACGAAATACCGCCTACAATTGAGCAGATTCGGGAGTGGAAAGAGATTTATAAGAAATATCGACCGGAGCTGATACCAAATAAAAAGACAGCAAAGGATTTGATCTTTTACCTAAATATGAAGTATCCTATAGAAGAAGTCGAATCCGAAGAAATGAAACAGGCTATCGTTGATACAATTAAAGCAAACAGGATATATGCTAAAAAATGCCCCATGGGGAGAAAGCTGAATGTTATTGTATACCGGATTCCCAATCAAGGAGAGGCTGCCTATCTGTATGAACATCAGAAGAGGGAATGGAAGGATATGCCAATCATGGTGGGAATTGAGTTGGAAACGGCTTATATGACGGTGAAAGGCAGTACCGAATTATGGGAAGAGCTGGTAGCATTTCAAGGCTTGGACCAGGAGGATATGAAAAGCTACAATTTGGTAGCTAACTACATAAAATGCTTAAAGAAATATAACGCGGATGGCGATATTTTATTATGACAAATACATATGGAAGGAGAAGCTATGATTAAAAAATCCATTCAACTATTAAAAAATAACCCGGTTCTGATTTTACTTTATGCAGGTTATACACTATTTACACTATTCATTGTATTGTTTCTGTATCCCACGAACATCAATCAGTTTTCGAATCCCTATTCCTTTGATTTTCGGGAATACATTATGGCAATGACCAGAATGATGCTGGCTATATTGCTTATGGGAGCCGGAGGTTTGGTTTTTATGACCGGATACGTTGGCATGCTGGTTGAGGCAATGTTTACAGGCAAGACCTCTTTCGTTTCTTTTTTCCCCAGTATTAAGAAGTATTTCGTAAGAATATTACTAGCAGCATTATTGCTTGTAGCCATGGCTATTGGATTCTCCATAGTCGTAGCTTTGATAACCATTCCATTTACCATGATGGCAATAATGAACGGTAATCTGGGAGCCAGCCTCATCACGTTAGGAATCATGGCGGTCATAGTGATTGCTGCGGTGCCTTTTATTATCATGTGGTATCCGGCTATCATTATTGACAATGCAGGAGTAACACAGGGATTAAAGCTGGGATTGAAGTCAGGAGTTAAGAATTATGGAAAGCTCTTATTGGGATTATTCGTAATCTATATTCCAATATTTGCTTATACAGTACTTAATTTTAGACATATGCAGAGCGGGCAGATGTATAATATCTGGTATTTCATAGTATGTATTGTAGTGTCTGCAATAACTATGATATTATTACCTGCCATGTATTTTCTTTATCACGAGAATCGGCCGAACAGGATCCGGTCATAAGAAATACGACTGGGAAGTGACAGAGAGAAGATGGATATATTAATTGATATCTGTAGTAAAGCTTAGGAGTAGCGCATGAGAAAAAAATATATTTTGTGGATATTGATTATTGTTTGCTTGTCCTGGCCGGTAGAAGCAGTAGCGAAGACCTATACCAGTAAGGAAGCAGTATACAAGATTATAAGAAAGAATTTATTATCCCATAAAAAAGAGTTTACGATTGAAATGAATCACTCAGTTATGGAGGAAATCGGAGTAAATACGAATCTGTTTGAAACGGTAGTAGCAATTGATGATAAGACAACCTCCAAGGATTTTGATTATCTTAAATTATCCTTGTATAGCTGGAGTGGTCGTTGGAAATGGACCAGTCAGAAAAAGAAAGCGACTCTGATCTTTTCTGCTGATTATCGAACAACCCTAAAGCAGGAGGAGAAGCTGGATGCAGCGATTGCAAGTGCATTGGAGGAGCTTGATTTGGCGGACGCCACTGATTATGAAAAGGTTAAGGCGATTCACGACTATATCATAAACCGCGTTAGCTATGATCAGAGCTATCAGAAGCACACGGCCTATCATGCGCTGGTGAATAAGTCTT
The nucleotide sequence above comes from Variimorphobacter saccharofermentans. Encoded proteins:
- a CDS encoding transglutaminase domain-containing protein; translation: MRKKYILWILIIVCLSWPVEAVAKTYTSKEAVYKIIRKNLLSHKKEFTIEMNHSVMEEIGVNTNLFETVVAIDDKTTSKDFDYLKLSLYSWSGRWKWTSQKKKATLIFSADYRTTLKQEEKLDAAIASALEELDLADATDYEKVKAIHDYIINRVSYDQSYQKHTAYHALVNKSSVCEGYALAAYRMFLDTGIDCRIIVGTADGGPHAWNIVKVDGKWYNIDLTWDDPITSNGTQVLRYDYFLKNEEDFINHTRNKEYNTKEFKKAYPIAEESYEME